One genomic region from Sulfuriflexus mobilis encodes:
- a CDS encoding VOC family protein — protein sequence MTKAMTKGTHHIGLTVSKLEESAAFFTSLLGWKEVKRNNEYPAIFVSDGSIMVTLWKNQEQPPAAFDKNSNIGLHHVAFAVESESDLSRVYDKLVKNDVKIEFSPELIGEGPAKHMICYEPSGIRVEFTWPGC from the coding sequence ATGACAAAGGCAATGACTAAAGGCACTCACCACATAGGCCTTACCGTATCGAAGCTTGAAGAAAGCGCAGCATTTTTCACCTCACTTCTTGGCTGGAAGGAAGTGAAAAGAAATAATGAATACCCAGCTATATTTGTAAGTGACGGTAGTATCATGGTTACGCTCTGGAAAAACCAAGAACAACCTCCTGCAGCGTTTGATAAGAATAGCAATATTGGCTTGCACCATGTTGCGTTTGCGGTTGAGAGCGAATCTGATCTAAGCAGAGTTTATGACAAGCTGGTGAAGAATGATGTGAAAATAGAGTTTTCTCCCGAATTGATAGGGGAAGGGCCGGCAAAACATATGATCTGCTATGAACCAAGTGGGATTAGGGTGGAATTTACATGGCCTGGTTGTTGA
- a CDS encoding DCC1-like thiol-disulfide oxidoreductase family protein has translation MPDKEILLVYDKECPVCNNYCQRLRIREAAGELKLVDAREPGEIMDEITAYGLDIDQGMVLKMGDALYYGADAIHMLSLIGSPSGLFNRLNYWLFRSKAVSKTLYPVLRLFRNVLLKLLGRTKINNLQVDGDDKF, from the coding sequence ATGCCGGATAAAGAAATATTATTGGTTTATGATAAAGAGTGCCCTGTATGCAATAATTATTGCCAGCGGCTGCGGATACGTGAGGCCGCAGGTGAATTAAAACTGGTTGATGCCCGGGAGCCGGGTGAAATCATGGATGAAATAACGGCGTATGGATTGGATATTGATCAGGGCATGGTTCTGAAAATGGGCGACGCCCTCTATTACGGTGCAGATGCCATCCACATGTTGTCTCTTATAGGCAGCCCTTCCGGGTTATTTAACCGGCTGAATTATTGGCTGTTTCGTTCCAAGGCCGTATCTAAGACACTTTATCCCGTGCTTAGATTGTTTAGAAATGTATTATTAAAGTTGCTCGGCCGGACAAAGATCAACAATCTGCAAGTGGACGGGGATGATAAATTTTAG
- a CDS encoding HTTM domain-containing protein, whose amino-acid sequence MSLDMAIRLTEILMGFAFAQQSIEHLMAQAGERRLFIPRLLLAVLLIIGFQTAWVAVLLLLLGLAILQRFQGPYNGGADRMSLLILCCLCLVYVAPTPLWQEMAFGYLALQLVLSYFISGWVKVVNPEWRSGRALCDVFQFSAYPVSESIRQWSTSPRLLFSMSWGVMLFELLFPLSLLSTTSLGIALILASGFHFANACLFGLNRFFWIWIAAYPSILWFQQRIFQ is encoded by the coding sequence GTGAGTCTCGATATGGCCATCCGCCTGACGGAAATATTGATGGGCTTTGCCTTTGCCCAGCAGAGTATCGAGCACCTCATGGCACAGGCTGGCGAACGTCGCCTGTTTATCCCGCGTCTGCTGCTGGCCGTATTGCTCATTATCGGCTTCCAGACAGCCTGGGTGGCAGTTTTATTGCTACTGCTGGGTTTAGCGATTCTGCAACGTTTCCAGGGCCCCTATAATGGCGGTGCCGATCGCATGAGCTTGCTGATACTGTGTTGCCTATGCCTGGTGTACGTTGCCCCCACACCACTCTGGCAGGAGATGGCCTTTGGTTATCTCGCCTTACAACTGGTCTTGTCGTATTTTATTTCAGGGTGGGTAAAGGTGGTGAACCCGGAGTGGCGCAGTGGCCGTGCCTTGTGCGATGTCTTCCAATTCTCGGCCTACCCTGTGAGTGAATCCATACGACAGTGGTCAACATCACCACGCTTGCTTTTTTCCATGTCCTGGGGCGTGATGCTGTTTGAATTACTCTTTCCCCTTTCGCTGCTCTCAACAACCAGTCTGGGCATCGCACTAATCCTTGCCAGTGGCTTCCATTTTGCAAACGCCTGCCTGTTTGGCCTGAATCGTTTTTTCTGGATATGGATCGCCGCCTATCCATCAATACTCTGGTTTCAACAACGCATTTTTCAATAA
- a CDS encoding bifunctional protein-serine/threonine kinase/phosphatase, with protein sequence MSSRLKISVGQHSDKGRKEINQDFHGVYIPKDPLLTSKGIAIALADGISSSDVSQIASEAAVKGFLEDYFSTSETWSVRKSAQCVLMATNSWLHSQTQQSLHRYDKDRGYVCTLSAIVIKSTTAHILHIGDSRVYRLRGDILEPLTEDHRHWISSDKSYLSRALGINQQLEIDYQALPIDKGDIFLLVTDGVYEYADSTFIIKAINENEADLDAAAKVIVAGAYEKGSTDNLTTQIIRVDDLPKQDANEIFQQLTELPFPPILEARSSFDGYQIIREVHASSRSHIYLAVDTETDSQVIIKTPSIDLRDDPAYLERFLMEEWIARRINSAHVLKPCAQTRQRNYFYIVTEFIDGQTLTQWMIDHPKPDVETARGIIEQIARGLFAFHRMEMLHQDLRPENIMIDSTGTVKIIDFGSTRVAGLMEITSPIEQNNILGTAQYTAPEYFLGEPGTPRSDMFSLAVIAYQMLSGRLPYGAHAARARTKAAQRKLAYNSVLDDEREIPAWFDETLRKAVHPDPYKRYEELSEFLFDLRHPNKEFLNRTRPPLMERNPVLFWKGVSFILTAIIAILLINK encoded by the coding sequence ATGTCCAGTCGATTAAAAATATCCGTAGGACAACACTCTGACAAGGGTCGCAAGGAAATCAATCAGGATTTTCATGGTGTTTATATACCCAAAGACCCCCTTTTGACCTCAAAAGGCATTGCCATTGCCCTGGCTGACGGGATCAGTAGTAGTGATGTCAGTCAAATTGCCAGCGAAGCCGCTGTAAAAGGTTTTTTAGAAGATTATTTTAGCACCTCAGAAACCTGGTCGGTCAGGAAGTCTGCACAGTGTGTACTGATGGCCACCAACTCCTGGCTGCATTCACAAACCCAGCAGAGCCTGCATCGTTACGATAAAGACAGGGGCTATGTCTGTACCTTGAGCGCCATCGTTATCAAATCGACAACCGCGCATATTCTTCATATCGGTGATTCACGGGTCTACCGACTACGCGGTGATATCTTAGAGCCGTTAACCGAAGACCATCGACACTGGATTTCGTCGGATAAAAGCTACCTCAGCCGGGCCCTGGGCATTAATCAGCAACTTGAGATTGATTATCAGGCACTGCCGATAGACAAGGGCGATATATTCTTGCTGGTCACTGATGGGGTGTATGAATATGCCGATTCGACCTTCATCATCAAGGCCATCAATGAGAATGAAGCTGATCTGGATGCGGCGGCGAAGGTTATCGTGGCCGGGGCCTACGAGAAAGGCAGCACGGACAACCTCACTACACAAATTATTAGAGTCGATGATTTGCCCAAGCAGGATGCCAATGAGATTTTTCAGCAATTAACCGAACTACCCTTTCCACCGATATTAGAAGCAAGATCAAGCTTTGATGGCTACCAGATTATCCGCGAGGTACATGCCAGCAGTCGCAGTCATATTTACCTGGCGGTTGATACGGAAACAGACAGCCAGGTCATCATAAAAACCCCCTCCATTGACCTTCGGGATGACCCGGCCTATCTCGAACGTTTTTTAATGGAAGAATGGATCGCCCGGCGCATAAACAGTGCGCATGTACTAAAACCCTGTGCACAGACCCGACAACGTAACTATTTCTACATCGTCACCGAATTTATTGATGGCCAGACATTAACGCAGTGGATGATAGACCATCCGAAACCCGATGTTGAAACCGCGCGTGGAATCATTGAACAAATTGCCCGAGGCCTGTTCGCCTTTCACCGCATGGAAATGCTGCATCAGGACCTGAGGCCGGAAAACATCATGATCGACAGCACCGGCACGGTGAAGATCATCGACTTTGGTTCAACCCGGGTCGCCGGCCTGATGGAAATCACCAGCCCCATCGAACAAAACAACATTCTCGGCACGGCCCAATATACCGCCCCGGAATATTTTCTCGGCGAGCCCGGCACACCGCGCTCAGATATGTTTTCACTCGCGGTGATTGCCTATCAAATGTTATCCGGCAGGCTGCCCTATGGCGCTCACGCAGCAAGAGCGCGAACAAAGGCCGCACAAAGAAAATTAGCCTATAACTCGGTACTCGATGACGAACGCGAGATCCCCGCTTGGTTCGACGAGACACTGAGAAAGGCCGTGCATCCGGATCCCTACAAACGTTACGAAGAACTATCCGAGTTCCTGTTTGACCTGCGCCATCCGAATAAAGAATTCCTAAACAGGACACGCCCACCATTAATGGAACGTAATCCAGTGCTTTTCTGGAAAGGCGTCTCATTTATCCTGACAGCCATCATTGCAATACTGTTGATTAATAAGTAA
- the cynS gene encoding cyanase produces MTRNEVTELVITQKLRKQLTWPQLAESIGLSKEWTTAALLGQMTLNAEQAATIGGMLELPAEAIEQLQVVPYKGSLPTAIPTDPLIYRFYELVNVYGTTFKELIHEEFGDGIMSAIDFNMDLKREADPNGDRVNITMSGKFLPYKSY; encoded by the coding sequence ATGACTCGCAACGAAGTTACCGAACTGGTTATCACGCAAAAATTACGTAAACAACTCACCTGGCCGCAACTGGCGGAATCCATTGGGCTGAGCAAGGAATGGACAACTGCCGCCCTGCTCGGGCAGATGACACTTAACGCCGAACAGGCGGCGACCATCGGGGGCATGCTGGAATTACCCGCCGAAGCGATTGAACAACTACAGGTCGTTCCTTATAAAGGCTCGCTGCCTACCGCCATTCCGACCGACCCGCTGATTTACCGTTTTTACGAACTGGTCAACGTCTATGGCACCACCTTTAAAGAGCTGATCCACGAAGAGTTCGGTGACGGTATTATGAGCGCCATCGATTTCAATATGGATCTTAAGCGTGAAGCTGATCCCAATGGCGACCGCGTTAATATCACGATGAGCGGCAAGTTTCTTCCTTACAAGAGTTACTGA
- a CDS encoding formate/nitrite transporter family protein, with protein sequence MSYLEPTEFVTKMVDAGESKVYMSTKDTLIRAFMAGATLGLAAVFAITVAVKTGSPLTGAILFPVGFIMLYLMKFDLLTGVFTLVPLALFDKRPGVTVSQVFRNWGLVFLGNFAGALTVAFMMSFILTYGYNTDGGALAAKVGSIGESRTLGYKSHGLEGWITIFIRGMLCNWMVSMGVVGAMISSSASGKIMAMWMPVMLFFFMGFEHSIVNMFLFPFSMIMGGGFTISDYFIWNEIPTVLGNLAGGLLFVGLPLYYTHVKTSPNRSV encoded by the coding sequence ATGTCTTACTTAGAACCTACAGAGTTTGTCACCAAGATGGTGGACGCGGGAGAATCCAAAGTTTATATGTCGACAAAGGACACGTTGATTCGTGCTTTTATGGCCGGTGCGACGTTAGGACTTGCCGCTGTATTTGCTATCACCGTTGCGGTTAAAACCGGCTCGCCTCTAACGGGTGCGATCCTTTTCCCGGTTGGGTTCATTATGCTGTATTTAATGAAATTTGACCTGCTTACCGGAGTATTTACCTTGGTACCGCTCGCCCTCTTTGATAAAAGACCGGGCGTCACCGTTAGCCAGGTATTTCGAAACTGGGGACTCGTCTTTCTCGGCAATTTTGCCGGCGCACTGACCGTCGCCTTCATGATGTCGTTTATCCTGACGTATGGATACAACACTGATGGCGGAGCGCTTGCCGCAAAAGTAGGCAGCATTGGTGAATCCAGAACTCTGGGTTATAAATCACATGGCCTCGAAGGGTGGATTACGATTTTCATCCGCGGCATGTTATGTAACTGGATGGTTTCTATGGGTGTTGTCGGTGCCATGATCTCAAGCTCTGCAAGTGGCAAGATAATGGCGATGTGGATGCCGGTGATGCTGTTCTTCTTTATGGGCTTTGAGCACTCAATTGTTAATATGTTTTTATTCCCATTCTCTATGATTATGGGTGGTGGATTTACGATCTCTGACTATTTCATCTGGAATGAAATCCCGACTGTTTTGGGCAACCTGGCGGGTGGTTTACTTTTTGTAGGACTTCCGCTGTATTACACTCACGTAAAAACAAGTCCAAACCGTTCTGTATAA
- the dapE gene encoding succinyl-diaminopimelate desuccinylase, producing the protein MSHSDTLELAIDLVSRDSVTPEDKGCQQVMIARLEAIGFKVERLHFEDVDNFWARRGDSAPLLGLAGHTDVVPTGPLDNWHSHPFKPEIRDGHLFARGAADMKGSLAAMVTACERFVANHPNHKGSIAFLITSDEEGPSINGTVKVIETLEARNEKMDYCIVGEPTATNQIGDVIKNGRRGSLNATLTVHGSQGHVAYPQLAANPVHLAAAALAELTSEHWDDGNEFFPPTSFQVSNIHAGTGVTNVIPGDLEVVFNFRFSTEQTETSLRERVEAILKKHELDYTIEWTLSGNPFLTAAGALVDATRESIKEVIGIDTELSTTGGTSDGRFIAPTGTQVLEFGPRNATIHKVNECVSVEDLDTLSACYERILEKLLG; encoded by the coding sequence ATGTCACACTCAGACACCCTCGAACTGGCCATTGACCTGGTCTCCCGCGACTCGGTCACTCCGGAAGACAAAGGCTGCCAGCAGGTCATGATCGCCCGCCTTGAGGCCATCGGCTTCAAGGTCGAGCGCCTGCACTTCGAGGATGTCGATAACTTCTGGGCCCGTCGTGGCGACAGCGCCCCGCTGCTCGGTCTGGCAGGCCACACCGACGTCGTACCGACCGGCCCGCTCGACAACTGGCACAGCCACCCCTTCAAACCGGAGATCCGTGACGGCCACCTGTTTGCCCGTGGTGCCGCCGACATGAAGGGCAGCCTCGCCGCCATGGTCACCGCCTGTGAACGCTTTGTCGCCAATCACCCAAATCACAAGGGCTCGATCGCCTTTTTGATCACGAGTGATGAAGAAGGCCCAAGTATCAACGGCACCGTCAAGGTCATAGAAACGCTTGAAGCTAGAAATGAAAAAATGGATTACTGCATCGTCGGTGAACCGACCGCGACGAACCAGATCGGTGATGTGATCAAGAACGGCCGCCGTGGCTCATTGAATGCGACCCTGACCGTGCACGGCAGCCAGGGGCATGTCGCCTACCCGCAACTGGCCGCCAACCCGGTACACCTTGCCGCCGCCGCATTAGCAGAACTGACCAGCGAACACTGGGACGATGGTAACGAGTTCTTCCCGCCAACCAGTTTCCAGGTCTCGAACATCCATGCCGGTACCGGTGTGACCAATGTCATCCCCGGTGACCTCGAGGTCGTGTTCAACTTCCGCTTCTCCACCGAGCAGACCGAGACCTCCTTACGCGAACGCGTCGAGGCGATCCTGAAAAAGCATGAACTGGATTACACAATTGAATGGACACTCTCTGGCAACCCGTTTTTGACCGCCGCCGGCGCGCTGGTCGATGCCACGCGTGAAAGTATCAAGGAAGTCATCGGCATCGACACGGAACTCTCCACCACCGGCGGCACCTCCGATGGCCGCTTCATCGCCCCGACCGGTACACAAGTGCTCGAGTTCGGTCCGCGCAATGCGACGATTCATAAAGTGAATGAGTGTGTGAGTGTTGAGGATCTGGATACGCTGTCAGCGTGTTATGAACGGATTCTGGAAAAGCTGCTTGGTTAA
- a CDS encoding ArsC family reductase yields MTTVYGIPNCDTVRKARKWLDAQGIAFDFHDFRKDGLDQKQLKAWVKELGWEVLLNKRGTTWRKLPDAKKDNIDEKKAIAIMLAEPAIIKRPVLDTGKQRHVGFSEAMYKELFS; encoded by the coding sequence ATGACAACCGTCTACGGCATCCCGAATTGCGATACCGTGCGCAAGGCCCGCAAGTGGCTCGATGCGCAGGGTATCGCCTTCGACTTCCATGACTTTCGTAAAGATGGCCTGGATCAGAAACAACTCAAGGCCTGGGTCAAGGAACTCGGCTGGGAGGTGTTGCTGAACAAACGCGGCACTACCTGGCGTAAACTACCTGATGCCAAAAAAGATAACATTGATGAAAAAAAGGCCATCGCCATCATGCTCGCCGAACCGGCCATCATCAAACGCCCGGTATTAGATACGGGCAAGCAACGCCATGTCGGCTTTAGCGAAGCCATGTATAAGGAACTGTTTAGCTGA
- the dapD gene encoding 2,3,4,5-tetrahydropyridine-2,6-dicarboxylate N-succinyltransferase: MSDIQNIITEAFERRADITPRSVETHVKEAVMEAIHLLDSGEARVAEKKGGDWVVNDWLKKAVLLSFRIEDNDFMKGGFTNYYDKVPSKYADYNSRDFRESGVRVVPPATARRGSYIAPSTVLMPSYVNIGAYVDSGTMVDTWATVGSCAQIGKNVHLSGGVGIGGVLEPVQAAPTIIEDNCFIGARSEVVEGVIVEEGSVISMGVYIGQSTKIFNRATGEVSYGRIPAGSVVVSGNLPSKDGSYSLYCAVIVKQVDEKTRGKVGINELLRDI, translated from the coding sequence ATGAGCGACATCCAGAACATCATCACCGAGGCCTTTGAACGCCGCGCCGACATCACCCCACGCAGCGTCGAGACGCACGTTAAAGAGGCCGTGATGGAGGCCATCCACCTGCTCGACTCGGGTGAAGCCCGCGTCGCGGAAAAGAAAGGCGGCGACTGGGTCGTCAACGACTGGCTGAAAAAGGCCGTGCTGTTATCGTTCCGCATCGAAGACAACGACTTCATGAAGGGCGGCTTCACCAACTATTACGACAAGGTACCGTCCAAGTACGCCGACTACAACTCACGCGACTTCCGCGAGTCCGGCGTGCGTGTCGTGCCACCGGCCACCGCCCGTCGCGGTTCCTACATCGCCCCGAGCACCGTGCTCATGCCCTCTTACGTCAACATCGGCGCCTACGTCGACAGCGGCACCATGGTCGATACCTGGGCCACGGTCGGTTCCTGTGCGCAGATCGGCAAAAACGTGCATCTGTCCGGAGGTGTCGGCATCGGTGGCGTCCTCGAGCCGGTACAGGCCGCGCCCACCATCATTGAAGACAACTGTTTTATCGGCGCCCGCTCCGAGGTCGTAGAAGGTGTCATTGTCGAAGAGGGTTCCGTGATCTCGATGGGCGTCTACATCGGCCAGAGCACCAAGATCTTCAACCGCGCCACCGGTGAGGTCAGCTACGGTCGCATCCCGGCCGGCTCCGTGGTCGTTTCCGGTAACCTGCCTTCTAAAGACGGCAGCTACAGCCTGTACTGCGCCGTGATCGTCAAGCAGGTCGATGAAAAGACCCGCGGCAAGGTCGGCATTAACGAGTTGCTGCGCGACATTTAA
- the dapC gene encoding succinyldiaminopimelate transaminase, translated as MNPNLDRLQPYPFEKLATLKAGVTPATDKAHIALSIGEPKHSTPSFISEAIISHLHTLANYPLTRGSDELREAIVGWLNRRFELADGLLDAARHVLPVNGTREALFAFAQAVVTPGESVRVMMPNPFYQIYEGAALLAGATPYFLNTTVETNFLPDFDAVSEADWDDCQLLYLCSPGNPTGAVADVATLARLLELADKHDFIIASDECYAEIYFDEAQPPLGLLQVAAQLGRADFSRCIVFHSLSKRSNAPGLRSGFVAGDEQIIQQFLKYRTYHGCAMPPATQAASIAAWDDEAHVKHNRALYREKFAAVLEILSPVLDVTMPDAAFYLWARTPDSHSDTEFTRGLFETQNVTVLPGSFLSRDTETGNPGAGYVRMALVAPLDECLDAAKRIRSYIESCLAVIPARF; from the coding sequence ATGAACCCGAATCTCGACCGACTCCAGCCCTACCCGTTCGAAAAGCTTGCCACATTGAAGGCAGGGGTCACGCCTGCCACCGATAAGGCGCACATTGCGCTATCGATCGGTGAGCCGAAACACTCGACACCGTCGTTCATTAGCGAGGCCATTATCAGCCACCTGCACACGCTCGCGAACTACCCGCTGACGCGCGGCAGCGATGAACTTCGTGAGGCCATCGTTGGCTGGTTGAATCGTCGCTTCGAACTGGCCGATGGTCTGCTCGATGCCGCCCGCCACGTGCTGCCCGTCAATGGCACCCGCGAGGCCCTGTTTGCCTTTGCCCAGGCCGTGGTGACACCTGGCGAGTCTGTGCGCGTGATGATGCCGAACCCCTTTTATCAGATCTATGAAGGCGCGGCCCTGCTCGCCGGGGCGACCCCGTATTTTTTGAACACCACGGTCGAGACAAACTTCCTGCCCGACTTTGATGCCGTCAGCGAGGCAGACTGGGATGACTGCCAGCTGCTGTATTTATGCAGCCCCGGCAACCCGACCGGCGCCGTCGCCGATGTCGCGACACTCGCCAGGCTGCTTGAGCTCGCCGACAAGCACGACTTCATCATCGCCTCGGACGAGTGTTACGCCGAGATCTATTTTGATGAGGCGCAGCCACCGCTCGGCCTGCTGCAGGTCGCTGCGCAACTTGGCCGCGCAGACTTCTCGCGCTGCATCGTGTTTCATAGCCTGTCGAAGCGCTCCAACGCGCCGGGCCTGCGCAGCGGATTTGTCGCCGGGGATGAACAGATCATCCAGCAGTTTCTCAAGTATCGCACCTACCACGGCTGCGCCATGCCACCAGCCACCCAGGCCGCCAGCATCGCGGCCTGGGATGATGAGGCCCACGTCAAACACAACCGTGCACTGTATCGCGAGAAGTTTGCCGCGGTGCTGGAAATCCTCAGCCCGGTGCTCGATGTAACAATGCCCGATGCGGCCTTTTACCTCTGGGCAAGAACGCCAGATAGCCACAGCGACACCGAATTTACCCGTGGCCTGTTCGAAACCCAGAACGTCACCGTGCTACCGGGCAGTTTCCTCTCGCGCGATACGGAGACAGGCAACCCCGGTGCCGGTTACGTGCGCATGGCGCTGGTCGCGCCGCTCGATGAGTGCCTCGATGCGGCAAAACGCATCCGCAGCTATATTGAATCCTGCTTAGCCGTCATCCCGGCAAGGTTTTAA